CGAACAGAATTTCCTCGGCATTGAAGTGCACTCGCCGGGCGTTGGCGCTTGCCTCTCCTCCGCACATGAAGAGGGCGTGGAAAACCTGCGCGTAATGTGCCACGACGCGGTGGAAGTGTTGCACAAGATGATTCCTGACAATTCTTTGAACATGGTGCAGCTCTTTTTCCCTGACCCGTGGCACAAAGCGCGTCATAATAAACGCCGCATCGTTCAGGTCCCCTTTGCTGAACTGGTGAAAAGTAAGCTTAAGCTGGGCGGCGTGTTTCATATGGCGACAGACTGGGAAGCCTATGCACAGCATATGCTGGAAGTGATGACGTCCATCGACGGTTACAAAAACCTGTCGGCGACCAACGATTTTGTGCCGCGTCCAGAGTCGCGCCCGGTAACCAAATTTGAACAGCGTGGCCATCGTCTTGGTCACGGCGTATGGGACTTAATGTTCGAGAGGGTGAAATAATGGCAACAAACCGCAGCCGTCGTTTGCGTAAAAAAATGCATATCGATGAATTTCAGGAACTGGGTTTTTCCGTTGCATGGCGCTTCCCGGAAGGCACCAGCGAAGAGCAGATTGATAAAACGGTTGATGACTTTATTCAGGAAGTGATTGAGCCGAACAAGCTGGCGTTTGACGGTAGCGGTTATCTGGCGTGGGATGGTCTGATTTGCCTGCAAGAGATTGGCAAATGTACGGAAGAGCATCAGGCTATCGTGCGCAAATGGCTTGAAGAACACCATCTGACCGAGGTACGCGTCAGCGAACTTTTCGACGTTTGGTGGGACTAACTAAAGCATAAGGGGCCAGCATTTGCTGGCCCGTTTTGTCTCTACAGGAGTTTTTATGATGCGCAAAACGCTACTGGCGGCGGCTCTAACGCTTACAGCATTCGCGGCTCAGGCCGACTATCAATGTAGCGTCACGCCGCGTGACGATGTGATCATCAACCCGCAAACCGTGCAGGTGAAAGGGGAGAACGGCAATCTGGTTATCACGCCGGATGGCAATGTGATGTTCAACGGCAAACAACCGACACTTAGCGCCGCTCAGCGCGAGCAGGCAAAAGATTACCAGGCTGAACTGCGCAGCGCGCTGCCATGGATTGACGATGGTGCGCGTAGCCGCGTGGAGAAAAACCGCATCGCGCTGGATAAAATCATCGTTAAAGAGGTAGGTGAAAGCAGCAGTATGCGTAATCGCCTGACCAAGCTTGATGCACAATTAAAAGAGCAGATGAATCGCATTATTGAACATCGTAGCGATGGCCTGACCTTCCACTATAAAGCGATTGAGCAAGTACGCGCAGACGGACAGCAACTGGTGAATCAGGCAATGGGCGGCATTCTGCAGGACAGCATTAATGAAATGGGCGCGAAAGCGGTGCTGAAAAGCGGCGGCAACCCATTACAAAACGTCTTAGGCAGCCTGGGCGGTTTACAGACCGCTATTCAGAACGAGTGGAAAAATCAGGAAGCGGATTTCCAGCAGTTCGGGAAAGATGTTTGTAAACGTGTAGTGACGCTGGAAGAGAGCCGTAAGGCATTAACCGCCCAGTTAAAGTAATCCAATTTCACAGCCTTCTCTTTGAACGAAAGGCTGTGTTTTATTTCATATAATATATTCAATGTCCTGTTTCTATATTTCAAAATATATAAAATATAATCTGTCATCTATTCCCGCCCTCTTATTGTGCCTTAAAATTTAAAAAAGCTCTTTTGCTGGTTAATTAAAGTACAATAAAATCCAAAAACCTACGAAATATGGTGGGTTTTTAATAAAATCTATCAATATCTGTAAGTTAAGCGACATCTGACATACTTTCAGAATGTTCTTGTTGGTGGTAATATCGCGGCTTCAAATCATGGACGCGATTCTCACAAAAAAATCATATGTCATCACTAAATATCAAATCTGAACATACTCCTTCATTTTATGAGAATCAGCCTATTCCACTTAGAAGCCATGAAATCGACCTGTTAAATTTGGTAGGGATTTTATGGAAAGGTAAAGTTTTCATTATCGCGACTGTGTTGCTATTTGCAGTTGCCGGTTTTTTTATTGCCGCATTATTGCCACAGAAATGGACCAGCCAGGCTGAGGTTACGCCAGCGGAAAAAATCCAGTGGACAGAGTTACAGAAAACACTAGTTGCGCTGCAAGTGCTTGATGTAAAAGTTCCTATTGATGCAAATGAAATATTTAATCTTTTCCTGAAAAAATTTAATTCTCAATCATTGAAAGAAGAGTTTCTCGCCTCATCTCCGCTGGTTTTAGGAGCATTGCAGGATCAGAACTTTGATCAACACGAATTGCGTCGCGCCGTCGTGCTGTTATCGGAAAAAATTAAAGCCGTCAACAACATCAAACCCGGTACTAGCGACTCTTCTTATGCTTCATGGTCCTTGAGTTTCACGGCACCAAGCGCACCGGAAGCGCAACAAGTACTGAAAAATTATATCGATTACGTTTCGGCGCTAGTGGTGAAAGAGACGCTGGATACGTTGCGTAGTGATGTTGACGTGCGTAAAAGTTACGAAAAAAACGTGCTGGAGATGGATCGGGTGCGCATCACGACGAAGCATGATGCCAATATCAAACGACTGAATTACTCGCTGGAAGTCGCCAATGCTGCTGGAATCAAGCGCCCGGTCTACAGTAATGGCCAATCCGTACAGGATGACCCTGATTTTTCTATCGCACTGGGCGCGGATGGGATCGCAGAAAAGCTGCGGATTGAAAAGTCGCTTAAGGATGTTACTGAGTTAAATGCGGATTTCCAGAACCGGGAATATACATTGTCGGAGCTGGAAAAAGTTAACATCAAAGATATTGAGTTTTCCCCTATCAAATACCAGCTAACACCCTCTCTTCCGATGAAAAAAGATGGCGCGGGCAAGGCGTTAATTCTTGTACTGGCGGCGATGATCGGCGGGATTATTTCATGTGGTATTGTGCTACTGCGCCACGCAATGCGTCAGCGTAATATTCTGTAACCACGAATGTTCCCTGGCTGGCTGTTCAAATAACTGAACAGCTAGCACCAGAATTATTCGGCAAGAAATAGTTCCAGCAGGGAATTAAGAAATAACTTACCGTGTTCGGTTATCTGCCAGCGCTCTTCATTTTCCGTCAAATAATTCAGCTTCAGTGCTTCCTCAATTTGCGGGCGAATAACGCGTTCATCCAGGCCGGTATACCGTGAAAAATCAGCACGCGGTGCGGGTTCCAGCAGACGAAAACGGTTCATAAAGAACTCGAACGGTTTATCTTGCGCTTCAACATCGTGCTGCTTATCCAGGTAATTACCCTGCATATAACCGCGTGGATGACGGGTTTTTGCCGTACGCAGAATACGCCCATCCGGAAACGTCACTTTCCCGTGAGCGCCGCAGCCAATACCCAGATAGTCGCCAAAACGCCAGTAGTTGAGATTGTGCTGGCACTGATAACCGGGCTTCGCGTAAGCCGAGGTTTCATATTGCTGATACCCGGCGGCAGTCAGGATCTGGTGGCCCTGTTCGAAAATGTCCCAGAGCGCATCGTCGTCTGGCAGCACCGGAGGACGTGAGCCAAATAGCGTATTAGGTTCAATGGTGAGTTGATACCACGACAAATGCGGCGGGTTGAGCGCAATCGCCTGGCGCAAGTCATCCAGCGCTTCTTCCAGCGACTGATCCGGCAGCCCGTGCATTAAATCAAGGTTAAAGCTGCGTAACCCCAGCCCGCTCGCCAGCTGTGCTGCGCGTTTGGCTTCCTGCGGGCCGTGAATACGCCCGAGGCGCTGTAACTTCGTTTCGCTAAAACTTTGTACACCAATGGAAATGCGGTTCACGCCGGCACGCTGGTAGTCGACAAAGCGGTCGGCTTCCACGGTTCCGGGGTTGGCTTCCATGGTTATTTCTGCATCCAGTGCGAGCGGCAAACGCGCACGCACGCCGTCCAGCAATGTTTGCATTGCCGGACCAGAGAGCAGGCTCGGCGTACCGCCACCGATAAAAATGGTCTTTATTTCACGTCCCTGCGCCCAGGCGACATCGGCATCGAGATCGTTAAGCAAATGCTGAACGTAGTCGTCGTGCGGCACTTCGCCCTTTAATGCGTGGGAATTGAAATCGCAGTACGGGCATTTCTGCACGCACCACGGAATATGTATATAAAGGCTCAGAGGCGGCAAATCAGCCATTACGCAGTGCTTCCAGTAACAGTTTCAACGCTTGTCCACGGTGGGAGATCGCGCTTTTTTCTTCGCGGGTGAGCTCCGCAGCGGTTTTGCCCTCAGCAGGGACAAAGAAAATCGGATCGTAACCAAAGCCGCCGTTACCGGCGGCCTGCCGCGTAATCACGCCAGGCCAGCTGCCGTGGCACACCAGCGGGGTCGGGTCATCAGCATGACGCATATAGACCAGTACGCAATGGAATTGTGCTTTGCGCTCAGCGTCCGGCACATCTTTTAGCGCGTCGAGCAGTTTTTCCAGGTTCTGCTGGTCGCTGGCATCAACGCCGGAATAACGGGCGGAATAAATGCCCGGCGCACCGCCGAGGGCATCGACAGCCAGGCCGGAATCGTCAGCGATAGCGGGCAGGCCAGTAACCTGGGCTGCGTGACGCGCTTTGAGGATGGCATTTTCAATAAACGTCAGGCCGGTCTCTTCGGCGGACTCCACACCCAACTCAGTTTGTGCGACAACATCAAAGCCAAAATCATTCAGCAGCGAGGCCAGCTCGCGCACTTTACCGGCATTACCGGTAGCGAGGACAACTTTTTGCATAGCGGATCCTAATGTATCAGCGCCGCGACTTCCGTCGGGATCTGTTGCGGATGTGAGATTTTAATCTGTTTGTGGCGGCCCAGTTCGCCTTTTTCAATGACGACCTGGTTTTTCGCCACGCGGAACTGCTTAGCGAGGAATTTTACCAGGTGCGCATTGGCCTGGCCGTCCACTGGCGGGGCGGTGATGGCGACTTTTAACTCGTCGCCATGCAGCCCGATAATGGCGTCACGGCTGGCTTTTGGCTGAATATACAGCCGCAACACCAGCCCGTCTTCACAGGTAACAACGGCACTCATAGTGCCATCCACAGCCCCGGCAGCAGAATATCGCCGGTAGATTGCAGCAATTCCGCAATCCCCATATTCAGAACATACAGCAGCAGCACCAGAATCATCGGTGAAAAATCGATGCCGCCCATGGCTGGCAGCAAACTGCGAATTGGGCGTAGCAGTGGTTCGGTCAACTGCATCAGCACATACTCCACCGGGCTGCGTCCCTGGCTGACCCAACTCATGATGGCCATCACCAGCAGTACCCAGAAAATCATCAAGCCGATGGTTTTCAGTAAAATCAGCAGGGCGGAGGCCCAGATAATCGGCTGGAAGGTGATCACCATAAAAATCAGTATCGCTTTAATAAACGACAGAACAAAAGCAATCAGCAGCGAGGCGCTATCCAGCGGCCCCATTGCGGGCAGCACGCGGCGCAGCGGCCCGACAATCGGCTGCGTGGCCTTGACCACGAACTGCGAAAACGGGTTGTAAAAATCGCAGCGTGCCCACTGCATCCAGACACGTAACAGCAGAACCATTGTGTAGAGTTCAATCACTGTCGAGAGCAGGAAAGTCAACGTCTTCATGGCGTTCCTCAGTTTTCCTTAATTTTTCGTGTAATCGCGCGCACCAAAAATGGCCGTACCAATGCGCACCATCGTGCTTCCCGCCGCAATGGCGGCGGTCATATCGTCGGACATGCCCAACGATAGGGTATCCACCGTCGGATAGCGTGTTTTCAACGCCTCAAATGCTACAGCCATTTGCCGTGCCACGGCAAACTGGCGTTCGTAATCTGCTTGCGGCGCGGGTATCGCCATCAATCCTCGCAGACAAACGCCGGGTAGCTCGGACACCTGAGCGGCCAGCGCATCCAGCTCGTTGAGCGCAATCCCGGATTTGCTCTGCTCATCGCTGATGTTGATTTGGATAAGCACATTCAGCGGCGCTAACGTTGCCGGGCGCTGTTCACTTAAACGGCTGGCAATGCGCAGCCTGTCTATCGTGTGGCACCAGTCGAAGTTCTCCGCCACCAGACGGCTTTTGTTGGACTGTAGCGGGCCAATAAAGTGCCATTGCAGACCCTGAACGCCCAGTTGCCTGAAGTGGTTAATTTTATCCACCCCTTCCTGAACATAGTTTTCGCCAAAAGCACGTTGCCCGGCGTTGATCGCTTCTGCGACAGCGCTCGCAGGTTTGGTTTTGCTCACTGCAAGCAGCGTCACTTCTTCTGAAGCCCGGCCGCAGCGTGTTGCGGCGGCTGAGATTTTGTCCCGGACCTGTGCCAGGTTATGCGCAATATCGTTCATGATTCCAGGATGGCTATATGGATATAGAAGAAATAGTGGCGCTTAGTGTAAAGCATAATGTCTCGGATCTACACCTGTGCAGTGGCTCAGTGCCGCGCTGGCGGCAGCAAGGCCGTCTGGAACCCGCGCCGTTTGAAATAACCGATCTCGCCGGGCTGATTGAACAGCATCTGAATACTGCTCAGCAGCGTCTGTGGCGAGAGCGGGGGCAGGTGGATTTTGCCCTGACGACAGCCGCAGGACACAGGCTGCGGGCCGGTGCCTTTACGCGTCACGGTGGCGTTTCGCTGGCGTTACGCTTGCTGCCGCAAAGCTGCCCACTGCTCAGCGAGCTAGACGCTCCTGCGCCGCTGAGCGAATTACTTGGGCGGGAAAACGGCCTGATTCTGGTAACGGGTGCGACCGGCAGCGGCAAATCCACCACCCTGGCAGCCATGGTGGATCACCTTAATCAACATAATGGTATGCATATTCTGACGCTGGAAGATCCGATCGAGTTTGTTCACACCAGCAACCGCTGCCTGATCCAGCAGCGGGAAGTGGGTCTGCATTGCATGTCATTTGCCGACGGCCTGCGTGCGGCGCTGCGTGAGGATCCGGATGTGATCCTGCTCGGTGAGTTGCGCGACAGCGAGACCATCCGTCTGGCGCTGACCGCCGCAGAAACCGGGCATCTGGTGCTGGCGACGCTGCATACGCGCGGTGCGGCACAAGCTGTAGAGAGATTGGTCGATTCCTTTCCGGCGCAAGAAAAAGAGCCTGTGCGCAGCCAGCTTGCGGGAAGCCTGCAGGCGGTGCTGGCGCAAAAACTTGAGGTGGACAAGCGGGGAGGGCGAGTAGCGTTATTCGAGTTGCTGATCAACTCTCCGGCGGCGGCGAGCCTGATCCGCGAAGGCAAAACCCACCAGTTGCCCGGCGTAATGCAAACCGGGCAACAGGCGGGAATGCAAACTTTCGCACAAAGCCACCAACAACGGGTGCTGCAAGGCTGGCTTTAGCGGATGTTTAGCGAGTAAACCGCAGGCAGCGCGCCCGCCGTTTTCAGGATCTCCAGCCTGACGCTGCGCACCGTCAGCGGTTCTTCCAGCCTGTGCTGGCACACCGAGTGGTGGTTGTTTTCCACCTCTGCCAGGAGCTGTTCGTCGGCCCACAAGCGGTAGTGCGTGATGCAGTGTGGCGTTACGGCATAGTGATGACCCATCTGGACTGACTCCATCGCGTTATCGAAGTCGTTGTCCTGTACCAGCGTTAAATGCTGCAACGTTTGTGGCTCCGCCCAGCGCCAGATGATTTCCGGCGCGACATCGTCAGCGGCGGGTGTCCATGCATTGATTTGCTGCTCCGGACGCAAGCGGCCATTTACTACATTCTGCGCACACCAGGCATTCAGTGGCTGGCTGAAACGCAGGGCAGGGAAGATCTGCTGCGGGTGACGGCGCGGTAGCCAGAAATCGAACTCGTCGACGCCATAATCGCCGTCTGCGACCTGGCGGGTGTGTTTTGCCACGCGGGCGTTAAGGCTGTTAAAGACCGTCATAATGCCTGGCGGGTGGGTATCCGTGAGCGCAATTTCGATACCTTCCTGCGCGTCGAAAGCGACAAACACATACTGGTCGCGATCGCTTTGCCAGTTGAAAGCCAGGGTGTACTCGGCTTCGCCGGAGACCTGAAGTACGCTTTCGTCGTATTGATAATCCGGGGTGAAGTTCCCGGCGCGTGCGCTGCCAAGCAGTGAAACCGCCAGTGGTTGCGGTGTTGATGCCCGTAAGCGCAGCGTCATCTCGGGTAGTTGCGCGCCCGCGCGTACGGGTAACAGTAACGCCATGCGTTCCGAAAGCGGCTGCCAGGTGCCGTTGGGTTTCAGCTCGCTCAGTTGGTATTCGCTGCTGGCGCTGACGGTGGCACCAGCAGCCGGGTCGTTCAGCCACTGACGTGGGATATAGCAGCCAGTGGCCTGTAAATGTTGCTGCAAAGCGCTGATATGCTCCCGCTGAGCCAGTTCACGCGGCAGCAGGTTAAGGGCTTTACATTGCGCCGCAGCGCGCCCGACAACTTCGCCCAACAGACCGCAGGTACACATTACGCGGGCGCTGCCGAAGGCGACATGCGAAGCGGAGATCAGCCGCCCGGTAAGCAATAAGTTATCGAGTGAGCGGCTGTAAAGGCTGCGAAACGGAATGGTGTAGGTGCCTTTGCTGTGAAACTGCCGGCAACCGTCGTGGGTGCTATACACGCCATCCGCCGGGTGCAAATCTATCGACCAACCGCCATAACCTACGGCGTCGTAGTGATCGCGCTGCTCAATAATGTCCTGCTGGCACAGCAAATGATCGCCAGGGAAACGGCGGCTTTCACGCTTGCCGGGGATCGCACCAACCCATTCGATAGTCATATTGGCGGCTTCAGGGAATTCGCCAGAGTTTTTAATGTGATCCCAGACGCCCCAGACAATTCTCCACAGTTCCCATTTGATCTCTTCACTTTCGTGCACGGTATCGAGGCGGCCTCCCCACTCCAGCCACCACAAATCGCAGCCGTTCAGCGTTGACGTCAGGCGCTTATAGCGCGGGATTTCAGTGATATCTTTCAGCGCAAAAGAGGGGGGAACAAAGTTTACCGGCCCGGCGGTTTGCTTAGTGTAGAAATAGATGGAGTGGCCCAGCTTGTGACCAAAATTGTCACCGGGCGCCATTTTTTCGCCCAGCTCTTCAGCTTCTTCTGCGCCTTCACGGTATTCTGCGCCGGCCAGAAAACCGAGTACGCCGTCACCGGTAGCGTCGCAGAACTGCGTGGCGCTTACGGTGTAAAAGGTTTCGTTAATGGGGTTGAAGGCTTTTACCGCAGTGAGGGCGTTTCCCGTTTTTTCGACCTCAAAGACGGTGGTATTGAGTAGCAATGTCAGCCCCGGCTGGCTTTTGGCAAGATCCAGAAGCACCAGGTCGAACATCACCGGATTCCCCTCTTTGTTCCGCCAGAGGTTCTCTTCCATGATTTCGCCCATGATGCCGCCTTCGCGCGCCCAGCGGTTATTATTGCCCATATGTGACGTTGCGCCGTTGGCCCACAAACGCACTTCGCTGGAGGCATTACCGCCCAGCACTGGCCTGTCCTGAACGAGCACCACTTGCAGGCCGTCTCGCGCTGCCGCCAGCGCGGCGCAAAGCCCCGCCAGCCCGCCGCCCGCAACTAGCAGATCGGCGTGCAGTTGCTGCGCTGGAAATGTTCTGGCCTCGGTTTGAGGAAAGATTTTCATAACCTTGTTTCCTTCTTTACTGGCGGTAAAATCGGTTTTTCGAGCAACCTGAAAAGTGAACCTGCAATGTCTTCACAACCCAATCAAAGCCTGATCGACGGCATTCGCTGCCTGCAGTATCTGGTTTCCAGCGATCGCGCCATTGGCTGTCGCGAACTGGCGCGCCTGATGGGCATTAACACAACCCGTGTAAACCGGTTGTTGATGACCATGGCGTCTATTGGCCTGACGATGCAGGATGCACAGCGTCGCTATCTGCCTGGCCCCGGAATCCATGCGCTGGCAGCGCAGGCCATCCGGGGTTCAGCACTCTTCTCCCAGGCGCTGCCGCTACTGGAAAGCCATGCCCCGAAAGACATCGTGGTGGCAATGGGCGTGCTCTGGGAGGATCAGGTGATCTATATCTATCACTCCAGCCCCGGTAGTCAGGTCAGCCAGGCGCTGGCCGGTTTTCATATGCTCCCGGCCTGGCAGTCCGTCATCGGTATGGCGTTACTGGCGGCAGAAAGTGATGAAACCCTGCAACAGCGCTTTAGCGAAGAGCAGTGGCTGCTGCTTGGCCCACATGTCGCCCGGCAGCGTGAGCGCGGTCACGTGGTCTGGCACCATGACGACGGTGAAGTCTCGATGGCAAAACCGCTTGGCGCACATTCCGCCGCACTCGCCTTTGCCGGAATGTGGCGCGTTGACGACACGGTCGTAGAAACACGGCTACAGGCACTTCACGCGCTGGTTGAACGCCTGACGGAAAAATCCTGACGCTGGCTAACGCTAATATGTTTCTTTTATAGAAACACGCGATGAAATGCAAAAAGCACAGCCGGAAACTGTGAGAACGATCGGCAGAAAGCCGCGAACAGGTCGCGGCTTTCGTTGGGTCAGTAATGGGGAGAGTTGCTGGTCGGGGCAGGTTCAGAAATGTTGTTCGAAGTAGCTCTCAAGGATGATGACGGCGGAAGCGGAATCGACACTTCCCTTGTCGAGCGCGCGAAAACCGCCGCGTTCGAACAGCCCGGCGCGGGCTTCGACAGTGCTTAAGCGTTCATCATGCAGCGTCACCTGCACGCCAAAACGGCC
This genomic interval from Kosakonia sacchari SP1 contains the following:
- the trmB gene encoding tRNA (guanosine(46)-N7)-methyltransferase TrmB; amino-acid sequence: MNNDVISPEFDENGRPLRRIRSFVRRQGRLTKGQQHALDNYWPVMGVEFTEQPLDFTALFGRTAPVTLEIGFGMGASLVEMAKMRPEQNFLGIEVHSPGVGACLSSAHEEGVENLRVMCHDAVEVLHKMIPDNSLNMVQLFFPDPWHKARHNKRRIVQVPFAELVKSKLKLGGVFHMATDWEAYAQHMLEVMTSIDGYKNLSATNDFVPRPESRPVTKFEQRGHRLGHGVWDLMFERVK
- a CDS encoding YggL family protein produces the protein MATNRSRRLRKKMHIDEFQELGFSVAWRFPEGTSEEQIDKTVDDFIQEVIEPNKLAFDGSGYLAWDGLICLQEIGKCTEEHQAIVRKWLEEHHLTEVRVSELFDVWWD
- a CDS encoding YggN family protein → MMRKTLLAAALTLTAFAAQADYQCSVTPRDDVIINPQTVQVKGENGNLVITPDGNVMFNGKQPTLSAAQREQAKDYQAELRSALPWIDDGARSRVEKNRIALDKIIVKEVGESSSMRNRLTKLDAQLKEQMNRIIEHRSDGLTFHYKAIEQVRADGQQLVNQAMGGILQDSINEMGAKAVLKSGGNPLQNVLGSLGGLQTAIQNEWKNQEADFQQFGKDVCKRVVTLEESRKALTAQLK
- the wzz(fepE) gene encoding LPS O-antigen length regulator Wzz(fepE) — protein: MSSLNIKSEHTPSFYENQPIPLRSHEIDLLNLVGILWKGKVFIIATVLLFAVAGFFIAALLPQKWTSQAEVTPAEKIQWTELQKTLVALQVLDVKVPIDANEIFNLFLKKFNSQSLKEEFLASSPLVLGALQDQNFDQHELRRAVVLLSEKIKAVNNIKPGTSDSSYASWSLSFTAPSAPEAQQVLKNYIDYVSALVVKETLDTLRSDVDVRKSYEKNVLEMDRVRITTKHDANIKRLNYSLEVANAAGIKRPVYSNGQSVQDDPDFSIALGADGIAEKLRIEKSLKDVTELNADFQNREYTLSELEKVNIKDIEFSPIKYQLTPSLPMKKDGAGKALILVLAAMIGGIISCGIVLLRHAMRQRNIL
- the hemW gene encoding radical SAM family heme chaperone HemW, whose amino-acid sequence is MADLPPLSLYIHIPWCVQKCPYCDFNSHALKGEVPHDDYVQHLLNDLDADVAWAQGREIKTIFIGGGTPSLLSGPAMQTLLDGVRARLPLALDAEITMEANPGTVEADRFVDYQRAGVNRISIGVQSFSETKLQRLGRIHGPQEAKRAAQLASGLGLRSFNLDLMHGLPDQSLEEALDDLRQAIALNPPHLSWYQLTIEPNTLFGSRPPVLPDDDALWDIFEQGHQILTAAGYQQYETSAYAKPGYQCQHNLNYWRFGDYLGIGCGAHGKVTFPDGRILRTAKTRHPRGYMQGNYLDKQHDVEAQDKPFEFFMNRFRLLEPAPRADFSRYTGLDERVIRPQIEEALKLNYLTENEERWQITEHGKLFLNSLLELFLAE
- a CDS encoding XTP/dITP diphosphatase, with translation MQKVVLATGNAGKVRELASLLNDFGFDVVAQTELGVESAEETGLTFIENAILKARHAAQVTGLPAIADDSGLAVDALGGAPGIYSARYSGVDASDQQNLEKLLDALKDVPDAERKAQFHCVLVYMRHADDPTPLVCHGSWPGVITRQAAGNGGFGYDPIFFVPAEGKTAAELTREEKSAISHRGQALKLLLEALRNG
- the yggU gene encoding DUF167 family protein YggU; this translates as MSAVVTCEDGLVLRLYIQPKASRDAIIGLHGDELKVAITAPPVDGQANAHLVKFLAKQFRVAKNQVVIEKGELGRHKQIKISHPQQIPTEVAALIH
- a CDS encoding YggT family protein — translated: MKTLTFLLSTVIELYTMVLLLRVWMQWARCDFYNPFSQFVVKATQPIVGPLRRVLPAMGPLDSASLLIAFVLSFIKAILIFMVITFQPIIWASALLILLKTIGLMIFWVLLVMAIMSWVSQGRSPVEYVLMQLTEPLLRPIRSLLPAMGGIDFSPMILVLLLYVLNMGIAELLQSTGDILLPGLWMAL
- a CDS encoding YggS family pyridoxal phosphate-dependent enzyme, which translates into the protein MNDIAHNLAQVRDKISAAATRCGRASEEVTLLAVSKTKPASAVAEAINAGQRAFGENYVQEGVDKINHFRQLGVQGLQWHFIGPLQSNKSRLVAENFDWCHTIDRLRIASRLSEQRPATLAPLNVLIQINISDEQSKSGIALNELDALAAQVSELPGVCLRGLMAIPAPQADYERQFAVARQMAVAFEALKTRYPTVDTLSLGMSDDMTAAIAAGSTMVRIGTAIFGARDYTKN
- a CDS encoding type IV pilus twitching motility protein PilT gives rise to the protein MDIEEIVALSVKHNVSDLHLCSGSVPRWRQQGRLEPAPFEITDLAGLIEQHLNTAQQRLWRERGQVDFALTTAAGHRLRAGAFTRHGGVSLALRLLPQSCPLLSELDAPAPLSELLGRENGLILVTGATGSGKSTTLAAMVDHLNQHNGMHILTLEDPIEFVHTSNRCLIQQREVGLHCMSFADGLRAALREDPDVILLGELRDSETIRLALTAAETGHLVLATLHTRGAAQAVERLVDSFPAQEKEPVRSQLAGSLQAVLAQKLEVDKRGGRVALFELLINSPAAASLIREGKTHQLPGVMQTGQQAGMQTFAQSHQQRVLQGWL
- a CDS encoding FAD-dependent oxidoreductase yields the protein MKIFPQTEARTFPAQQLHADLLVAGGGLAGLCAALAAARDGLQVVLVQDRPVLGGNASSEVRLWANGATSHMGNNNRWAREGGIMGEIMEENLWRNKEGNPVMFDLVLLDLAKSQPGLTLLLNTTVFEVEKTGNALTAVKAFNPINETFYTVSATQFCDATGDGVLGFLAGAEYREGAEEAEELGEKMAPGDNFGHKLGHSIYFYTKQTAGPVNFVPPSFALKDITEIPRYKRLTSTLNGCDLWWLEWGGRLDTVHESEEIKWELWRIVWGVWDHIKNSGEFPEAANMTIEWVGAIPGKRESRRFPGDHLLCQQDIIEQRDHYDAVGYGGWSIDLHPADGVYSTHDGCRQFHSKGTYTIPFRSLYSRSLDNLLLTGRLISASHVAFGSARVMCTCGLLGEVVGRAAAQCKALNLLPRELAQREHISALQQHLQATGCYIPRQWLNDPAAGATVSASSEYQLSELKPNGTWQPLSERMALLLPVRAGAQLPEMTLRLRASTPQPLAVSLLGSARAGNFTPDYQYDESVLQVSGEAEYTLAFNWQSDRDQYVFVAFDAQEGIEIALTDTHPPGIMTVFNSLNARVAKHTRQVADGDYGVDEFDFWLPRRHPQQIFPALRFSQPLNAWCAQNVVNGRLRPEQQINAWTPAADDVAPEIIWRWAEPQTLQHLTLVQDNDFDNAMESVQMGHHYAVTPHCITHYRLWADEQLLAEVENNHHSVCQHRLEEPLTVRSVRLEILKTAGALPAVYSLNIR
- a CDS encoding IclR family transcriptional regulator domain-containing protein encodes the protein MSSQPNQSLIDGIRCLQYLVSSDRAIGCRELARLMGINTTRVNRLLMTMASIGLTMQDAQRRYLPGPGIHALAAQAIRGSALFSQALPLLESHAPKDIVVAMGVLWEDQVIYIYHSSPGSQVSQALAGFHMLPAWQSVIGMALLAAESDETLQQRFSEEQWLLLGPHVARQRERGHVVWHHDDGEVSMAKPLGAHSAALAFAGMWRVDDTVVETRLQALHALVERLTEKS